GGCATTTTAGACCTCTCTAACTTTCTCAATTacggaaagtattggaatcatccaaaaatttgatgttgagattttgatgaattctCTATGTTGTAGACCACCCTGATTTTCTCGTATaggaagtatagggaaagtaatagaatcatccaaaaattcaatgtcgagatttttaTGAattctcgacattttagacctctctACCTTTATCGTATACGGAAAGTATTGGAATTTTCCAAAAATTTAATTTCGAGATTCTGATAAaccttgacgttttagacctctctAACTTTCttatatacgaagtatagggaaaataaTGGAGGAGGGGGagggttaggagcacgcactgatacagtgcattgccgcacccaccacatggcaaaccaactcaggatccagattgggacccgactgcagccatgcaatgtgtgatacctcagcaccacactagttcagatggcgTGGACAGAGTAATGGAATCAtctaaaaattccatttcgagattttgatgaatctcaacattttagaccccCCCGAATCCGAAAATACcacttttggaattatgtctgtgtgtgtagacacaataacttgagtacgctttcactgcGGTCAACCAAATTCTgcttacaagtattaggtacaaaacgtagatttctatcgaCTTTTGAGTTACTtccactaaccagaagtggtactttacctttcatTCATGAAGCTGCAAGGTCTGATTTATTCATCTTTactttaataattgttcaatatgttattgatttgttgatggttctttaatgaacataatataaaaatataatttactcctcaaatatccatccccatatccaagtatatgagaaagttgaggggagagcACTCCCAATTCTTTCTGTTGTTgtgattactcagtttggctgtaGAAACGTTCAAGTTGGTGTAAACGCATCACCACAGGAGgtcctcttctttcttttcatccCTCATCTTCTCCCTTTCCATTCTCAATCTTTACTCCAAACCCACACATTTTAATTCCGCATTGGCTATTTGGTGGACATTTTCTATTAtcccttgtttgtttttctttctctaccCCCACCAAGTAGACATCTTAAGTGTGTGTACTTTGGATAACTTGAGATTATATTTCCGGGTTGCAGTTCTACCTGAACCCTCCGGGCATATCACTTTGTTGGATTCTCTGGCCCTGTTGGGTAAATGAAGCAGTGCTTGATCTTCCATTGGCCCCTGGACCGTGTCCTGTACCATTCATTTCTTACACAAGGTACATCTGTGTGGACATGTCTGTTCTATTTGTCCATCTGGATGGTCACATTGGAGGTCTTCTCTCCATCCAAAGATGTTACACTATGGCTACCACCATCACCAGGCCTTGCGCCAAGGAAAGAGGTGGGTGCCTTTTTATACTTGGAGACGTGCAGACAATATTAATTACCGTTTTTAACCATTTCATactgaaaaagtatttttttacctTGACGAGATTTGGTATAGATTCTACAATGAAGCCCATCATATAAAGGTAACCATCATGCAGGTGGGACTCTTTGACTCCTTCCTAATTCTTCCACCTCTAACATATTCCTCATTGCTTTGCTTTTCTTCAGTGTATATGAAGTTCATATAAAAATGAGAATCCTTTATTACATTTAGAAGATTTTAATATGGTTATGAAAACTGCTATTACTGGAACATCGCTTGTCACATTcaaaacagcaatatggcttctctccagtatgtaTGAGTGTGTGCTTCTCAAACCTGCTACCATCAGAGAATCATTGGCCACATTTAGAACATCAGTGGgctttttctccagtgtggattcttgtATGGCTGTGAAGGCTTCTGATATGTgagaattgtttaccacattcagaacagctaaatggcttctctccagtatggatACGAGTGTGTTGCCAAAGAGCACTACTGacagagaatcgtttgccacattcagaacagcaatacagTTTCTCCCCAGTATGAATGTGTGCATGCCGTCGAAGCGTGCTACTGTccgagaatcgtttgccacatttagGGCAGCAATATGGTTTTTCTCCCGTGTGGATTCTCTGGTGGCTCTGAAGATGACTTAATTGTGAGAAGAGTTTACCACACTCAGAACAGCTaaaaggtttttctccagtgtggattcttgcATGGCTGTGAAGATGGCTTATTTGTgagaattgtttaccacattccGAACAGGAGTACGGTTTTTCACCCGTGTGGATTCTCGTGTGCCTCTGAAGACGGCTTATTTGAgagaattgtttaccacattcgGAACAACAGTGAGCTTTCTCTGTAGTGCGAATTCTGTGTTTATGTACTTGTTGATCAGTAGTGATGGCTCTTGTCTTCCTTTGTCCGACATCAGTAACAGAACGACACTGGAAAGAGGTTGCTGTCGAATTCGGAGATCcacttgttgatttttttatctttttcttatcCTGTTTGTTTGGCAGTCTGCACTGAAATGTCTGAGCAGATGA
This genomic window from Polypterus senegalus isolate Bchr_013 chromosome 4, ASM1683550v1, whole genome shotgun sequence contains:
- the LOC120528144 gene encoding zinc finger and SCAN domain-containing protein 22-like — protein: MASVHDDGMDDRLAHFKQDAREWGASADVSVKSEDCEGRISVFKEEECEGEIVRVTVGDAEDSSVGLELQSHDPGNVFLHDICEESNSGLRPRVTEMGRLSALQNSMELKCELAEFEGETDEGHGRGEQGPSWSAGIHAQDNGGFSTSSSAQTFQCRLPNKQDKKKIKKSTSGSPNSTATSFQCRSVTDVGQRKTRAITTDQQVHKHRIRTTEKAHCCSECGKQFSQISRLQRHTRIHTGEKPYSCSECGKQFSQISHLHSHARIHTGEKPFSCSECGKLFSQLSHLQSHQRIHTGEKPYCCPKCGKRFSDSSTLRRHAHIHTGEKLYCCSECGKRFSVSSALWQHTRIHTGEKPFSCSECGKQFSHIRSLHSHTRIHTGEKAH